A DNA window from Ferroacidibacillus organovorans contains the following coding sequences:
- a CDS encoding DinB family protein, which yields MLATELAIINFREVRRRSIIVWRSVPSDFLKWKPDDSALTIGEVIRHAWSTQKYYYESIKLGQSAPVTHDEFDDIPVTSIEEEISLSVPYFEDFLNYVRQLPNNELESRMIDRSDVGYIRPLGDFLCRIAYHESIHTGQLLQYLRSAGLDRPDIWD from the coding sequence ATGCTAGCTACTGAGCTTGCTATAATTAATTTTCGAGAGGTTCGTCGCAGAAGCATAATTGTATGGAGGAGTGTTCCTTCAGATTTCCTAAAATGGAAGCCTGACGACTCAGCTCTAACAATTGGTGAAGTCATCCGTCATGCATGGTCTACTCAGAAATATTACTACGAGTCGATTAAACTAGGACAATCTGCGCCAGTAACACATGACGAGTTCGATGACATTCCAGTAACGAGTATCGAAGAGGAAATTTCACTGTCAGTACCATACTTCGAGGATTTCCTAAACTACGTCCGGCAATTACCAAATAACGAATTGGAAAGTCGAATGATTGACCGTTCGGACGTTGGATATATACGACCATTAGGAGATTTTCTTTGTCGAATTGCGTACCACGAGTCCATTCACACTGGTCAGTTACTTCAATACCTTCGGTCTGCTGGTCTAGACCGTCCAGATATTTGGGACTAG
- a CDS encoding GNAT family N-acetyltransferase yields MAILGRKVEERIKLNRVMKMGISSKIEVAPPLTQDDQEWLRTLWLSEWGGETMVSKGKTHYFQDLDAVIAWADDVRVGAATYNLENDGCELMSINAIVEGLGAGSALISAVEQAVHKVGVGRIWLITSNDNLDALRFYQRRGYRITAVYPDAIDEARKLKPTIPQIGYYEIPIHDEVELEKFL; encoded by the coding sequence ATGGCGATCTTGGGCAGGAAAGTTGAAGAACGAATCAAATTAAATCGGGTGATGAAAATGGGCATTAGCAGCAAGATAGAAGTGGCTCCGCCATTGACTCAAGATGATCAGGAATGGCTCAGGACCTTGTGGCTGAGTGAGTGGGGCGGAGAAACAATGGTATCCAAAGGTAAAACCCATTACTTTCAGGATTTAGACGCCGTGATTGCTTGGGCTGATGATGTTCGAGTTGGGGCGGCAACCTATAATCTTGAGAATGATGGATGCGAACTGATGAGTATAAATGCCATAGTGGAAGGTTTAGGCGCAGGGAGTGCCCTGATTTCGGCAGTCGAACAAGCGGTACATAAGGTTGGAGTAGGTCGCATTTGGCTTATCACTTCGAATGATAACTTGGATGCATTGAGATTTTATCAACGACGTGGATACCGAATAACTGCCGTATATCCCGACGCAATTGACGAGGCAAGGAAGCTCAAACCGACGATTCCACAAATCGGGTATTACGAAATCCCAATTCACGATGAGGTTGAACTTGAAAAATTTCTTTAA
- a CDS encoding MFS transporter: MKFNTTILKNRNFLSYWSGGLISELGDAMFLLALNWMVVEKTGSGLILGTIMACISLPQILLVTIGGVVADRLNPKWVMIASDAVRGLIMAFLLVMSFRGVVPIWTLFVMAIVYGCMDAAFFPAQSAFQQRLVSSEQYTQSFGLLMIGFQVAAIAGPVIGGTLISKWSYQLVIAANGLSFICSILLLLLVKPIPIDSDDEEKDKLSFSSDIQVGIRYVLKNHLILTTSLSAFLVNACVQATFIAMPFLAKQAHLGAQGFGLMNMGIGIGGALAALFFAFIRIQKPTPKMTLLACFFEGFAFLGLVVARDLWLLIGTMLVIGIMEAVVNTIAPSVNQKIIPPQLIGRVISFMIVLMSGSEPLARAFSGWMIQWSGVTVLLICTGILEIVVAVIGYFMPVVRNYGLEQPPIESYD; this comes from the coding sequence ATGAAATTCAATACAACAATCTTGAAAAACAGAAACTTCTTATCTTACTGGAGCGGTGGACTAATTTCAGAACTTGGAGATGCCATGTTTTTGCTGGCACTCAATTGGATGGTGGTTGAGAAAACAGGTTCGGGATTAATTTTAGGAACCATCATGGCGTGTATTTCACTGCCTCAAATTTTACTCGTCACGATTGGTGGTGTGGTTGCAGATCGCTTGAATCCGAAATGGGTCATGATTGCATCGGATGCTGTACGCGGACTGATAATGGCGTTTCTGCTGGTGATGAGCTTTCGCGGTGTGGTGCCGATTTGGACGTTGTTTGTGATGGCAATTGTGTATGGCTGCATGGATGCGGCATTTTTCCCTGCACAATCGGCATTTCAACAAAGACTTGTTTCTTCAGAGCAATACACGCAGTCCTTCGGACTCTTGATGATTGGTTTTCAGGTGGCAGCGATTGCAGGACCTGTTATTGGCGGTACGTTGATTTCCAAATGGAGTTATCAACTTGTCATTGCAGCCAACGGACTTTCATTTATTTGTTCGATTCTGCTTCTGCTCTTGGTTAAACCGATTCCCATCGATTCCGATGACGAAGAAAAAGACAAATTATCATTTTCATCCGACATCCAAGTCGGAATTCGATATGTACTGAAGAATCATCTGATCTTAACGACATCCTTAAGTGCGTTCTTGGTCAATGCGTGCGTGCAAGCCACATTCATTGCAATGCCGTTCTTGGCAAAACAAGCTCACCTGGGTGCACAAGGATTTGGCTTGATGAATATGGGCATTGGAATCGGTGGTGCTCTCGCAGCTCTCTTTTTTGCTTTCATACGGATTCAAAAGCCAACACCAAAAATGACCTTGCTTGCTTGTTTCTTCGAAGGGTTTGCGTTTCTTGGACTCGTCGTTGCAAGGGACCTATGGTTGCTTATTGGTACGATGCTCGTCATTGGCATTATGGAAGCTGTCGTGAACACAATTGCTCCAAGTGTAAATCAAAAAATCATTCCGCCACAACTGATTGGGCGAGTCATTAGTTTTATGATTGTTTTAATGTCGGGATCGGAACCGCTGGCACGTGCATTTTCAGGATGGATGATTCAATGGTCAGGAGTAACGGTTTTGTTAATTTGTACGGGCATTCTTGAAATTGTCGTAGCTGTGATCGGCTATTTCATGCCTGTTGTCCGAAATTATGGCTTGGAACAGCCCCCGATCGAATCCTATGATTGA
- a CDS encoding metallophosphoesterase family protein, whose amino-acid sequence MSTKVAIITDIHGNSPALQAVLKDIDSQSDIEHIYCLGDMVAIGPDTDEVLVALFEREDVSMITGNHEDAVLAIFRGQEPASRDEERAHHEWIVENTDEALLRSLLDLPRSLRIEHEEKSLLLVHYHLDAADNFLPIDRDPSADELDTIYNGDKADIVCFGHHHPVHFFKSATRTYLNPGSLGCCDRPVARYAILDIDSQDIAVEMKEIPYDNRQFLLSYEQLGVPARDFLLMAFHGNQHMGIHEEES is encoded by the coding sequence ATGTCTACAAAGGTAGCTATAATTACAGACATCCATGGCAACAGCCCCGCATTACAGGCTGTGTTGAAGGACATCGACAGTCAGTCTGACATTGAGCACATCTACTGCTTGGGAGATATGGTGGCAATCGGACCTGACACTGATGAGGTCTTGGTTGCATTGTTCGAGCGAGAAGATGTATCCATGATCACCGGAAACCATGAAGATGCGGTGTTGGCAATTTTTCGAGGTCAAGAACCAGCGTCCCGTGACGAGGAGCGAGCACACCACGAGTGGATTGTCGAGAACACCGATGAAGCCTTACTTCGAAGCCTGTTGGACTTGCCCCGTTCATTAAGAATTGAACACGAAGAGAAGAGCCTGTTATTGGTCCACTACCACTTAGATGCCGCTGACAACTTCCTGCCAATTGACCGAGACCCTTCAGCGGATGAGCTGGATACAATCTACAATGGAGACAAGGCTGACATAGTGTGCTTTGGACATCATCATCCCGTTCACTTCTTCAAGTCTGCCACAAGAACATATCTGAATCCTGGCTCATTAGGGTGTTGTGACCGCCCTGTAGCTCGATACGCCATTCTGGACATCGACTCGCAGGATATTGCAGTTGAAATGAAAGAAATCCCATACGATAATCGCCAGTTTCTTTTGTCGTATGAGCAATTAGGGGTACCTGCAAGGGATTTCCTGCTCATGGCGTTCCACGGCAATCAGCACATGGGTATCCATGAAGAAGAGTCATAA